TCTTTAGCTTTTGGTTTCAGTATGTACAAAAAATCTAAGACTGGTACACTAATTTGAAATACAATGAgtattttattgaaattgtCTCATGATGTAatgaaatacaaaattttgctCAAACTATATTTTCACAGTCTAGTATTTTTCTAaccattttgttttaattattgtGTGATTGTATTGAAGTGAGAGAGATTCCTTCTGAAACATTGGGAATGGAAAAgacatatataaacaaaactgTACCAGTGTTCCAGCTCCACTGTTCGCATTTATACATGTCGGTCcatattacaaataaaataaataaaagtactaTCCCCTAGATCATATAACTGTTGTCATATTAAACCGCATTGTGTTTTGCTTTTGGTTGAATCGCATTGTTGGGCTTAAGTTACTTGACGTATGCCCAATATCGTATTGAGTACATTGTTTGTTGTGGTCAATGTCAATAAGGATTTACATTGAAATGTTAAATTCCTGGAAGATGAACTTGAAAGAGACTGAAAAATAGAACTAACTATGAAACTAAAAGTTTCAACAAAAATCAATCCCAAATCATAACAATAGAGAGCAAAGTAGCGCCAAGGAAGACAGCAAGAAACTTGTAGATTGCCTTGTCACGAGGCTTATACCCTTTTGAGATAAGGTGGTGAATCGCAACATATATACACAAGTGACAAGACTCCACACGCCATGCTCATTGCTCGTAGCATTGATGCTGATGCCAATCCTAAAAGCCAAGTAGTAAATGACTGCAAGGAAGAATGGTCGTTTAGAGATTAGCATGATGTGAGAACTTTTCCCATTGCTACGGCAGCAAAGATCTTGTGCAAGTCCGTAGGTTTCTCCATGCGTCGCTTTTAGTGTCTGTCTAATTTGTATTCGTTAgagaatattataaattaaaatcatttagTTATCACACTTTTATACCTATATATCGAACCGAAACAAATGGAATTGAGTATGGACACTTATGAAACCATAACCTTCTTCGCTGCTCAAAATTAATGATTTGTGAATTTTGACATCCAATATATGTAAATACCTCCAATATATTCTGTTAGgaataaaaataagaagaagTTGAAACTGTTTCCGTCACCTGCGGGTCACTGGGAATTCCTTGGGAGTTGGAGGATCTAGAGCTACCTAACAAGCAAAAAACTCTGTATATCGAAATTACTATTATAGTCTTatagctgacaaaaaaaaagactgattttttttttgtttgcgtTATCACACGAGAAATAACGTTTCTTGACCTCATAATTTTCACCTACGAACTCCATATTTTGACTAATGAATATATTGCTAAACCTCAGTAACAGAAATTCTAGTGCTGCCCTGGTTCAAACCACCTTTTGAAATGGATGATTATTCCttaaatctgaatatcaaaaagCTGATCCTAAACCTAGGAGAGATTACAAACCTAAGGTCTATAGTTTcaaatgttaaacaaaaaaaagctaGTGCTATATAAGCCAAATATAAGACTCTGAAGTTTGGATTAATATAAAGTTGTTGTTgagccaaaaaaagaaaaaaaaaagctagtgCTATAGAATTGATAAGAGAGTTTTTTTGTCTACATCTAGCAAAAAAATGGATTTAATCATTTATGTAAAAAGAGTATTTATGTTAACTCATCGTTCGTCAAATTTTTTGACCGGGTCAAACCGTTTCGAACCAAAATCTAAATGTGCCGTCGAGTCGAGGTATGCATTAAAAAGGGACTTGCAGTTGAAACTGAATTCAAATTGGGCAACTTAACCATCAAGACTTTTGTCTTCTTTACTCATTCCTATGCATCTCTTTCGTAGCTAGGCCCACTCTTAGCAtccgaggaaaaaaaaaagagcaagcATTCTTTACTTTCTCGGAAACCAAAACAGCCAAAATCTCGGGAAAACTTTCGAGGATCTGAGTCCAAGACAACAGCTAAAGGAAAAATAATGATGAAAGCTTGAATGAAAACATTAGACATTTTGATGTAACGTAACATACGACGAATCAATcgaattgtaaaaaataaaaatggatcGTTCCAAACTTCCAATCTTAACTTCTTCTGAATCcttatatttacattttgtagaatgaacaaacatatatatattatcatcaaTGTAGAACTGAAGAATCTCTGTTACTTCTGTTTCTCCCGAAGTATCTTCTCATCACTGAACTCGACCGTTCCAAACCCCTAGGTTCTACTCCAATGTCCAAATTCACACGATTCGACGAAGAGGAATTAGAGCCACGGTTCGGTCTCACTCTCCTCATCAACGACACCATTCCCCGAACCATCCTTCTCAATCTACCTCCCGAGCCGGAGGCACCACCATTGCTACTATCCGACTCCACTGTCCCCTGTGCTCTAACCCACGAGATCCGTCTCGGACCCTCACTGTTCCCACTACCAATCCCACCACCATCCATCTCCGTCAGCACCACAGGCAACACTCTCTCCCCCTCTCCCATCGCCGCATTAAACCTCCCGACGGCGAATCCTCCTCCGGGAAGTCTCCATATCGTCATCCCCACGGCGTTATCACCCTCCTCGTTGTTGCTGCTGCTCCGTCTGTTAGGCTCCGAAGGAAGCTCGAACCGGCAGACCGGGCACGAGTTTCTGATCGATAGCCACGGCGTGATACAGTCGTCGTGGAAAATGTGTTTACACGGCATCTCACGCGCCTCCGTCTCCGCCTCGAAAACCTCAGTGCACACAGCGCAATTCGCCTCCGAGCTGATGTGACAATCGGAGATTTCGACTCTCGGCAAAGACTCAATCGCCGATTTCGACGCCGGAGGGTTTCCAGATCTGCCGATTCCGGCTCCCGACGCCTCGATCTGACTTAGCTGCTCGAGCAACCGCTCGAATCCGGATCCCATCAGGATCTCGGATACTGAATCCGGAAGGGGACGAAGACCCGATCCGGATCCGTCATCGTAGTAAAACTCGAAAGCGCGTCGATCTCCTTCTTCGGAATCGTCTCTCTCGCCGGCGCCTCCTTGGAGGACGATGACAGGATTGAACGAAGGACGACGGCTGGATCTACGGCGTCTAATCACGGATCTACGTGTGCTATCGATCGAT
Above is a window of Brassica napus cultivar Da-Ae chromosome A10, Da-Ae, whole genome shotgun sequence DNA encoding:
- the LOC106420536 gene encoding E3 ubiquitin-protein ligase RDUF2-like, whose protein sequence is MPSSSPSPSTTITTPPATASYWCYSCTRFVSVWSESEQGSVACPHCDGGFIEEVTDSSSAAVELATPPPTEVRSIDSTRRSVIRRRRSSRRPSFNPVIVLQGGAGERDDSEEGDRRAFEFYYDDGSGSGLRPLPDSVSEILMGSGFERLLEQLSQIEASGAGIGRSGNPPASKSAIESLPRVEISDCHISSEANCAVCTEVFEAETEAREMPCKHIFHDDCITPWLSIRNSCPVCRFELPSEPNRRSSSNNEEGDNAVGMTIWRLPGGGFAVGRFNAAMGEGERVLPVVLTEMDGGGIGSGNSEGPRRISWVRAQGTVESDSSNGGASGSGGRLRRMVRGMVSLMRRVRPNRGSNSSSSNRVNLDIGVEPRGLERSSSVMRRYFGRNRSNRDSSVLH